In one Dehalogenimonas formicexedens genomic region, the following are encoded:
- a CDS encoding flavin reductase family protein gives MKQVSESTGAFYQHYPRTAVIVCAYHEGKTDAMTCTWHCPLSSKPPLFGILLSPKRFTYQLIIDSGEFSVNFMASESAGLLAAVGGTKGATTDKFAAFSIAKDIPLKTNAPVLADAYAAYECKLTETRQYGDHQLIVGEVVAVHWLAEAFSEDGSLDMKAVTPAFYLGNDKYITKQKSTIDKVERTRS, from the coding sequence ATGAAGCAGGTCTCCGAAAGCACCGGGGCGTTTTATCAGCACTATCCCCGGACGGCGGTTATCGTCTGCGCCTACCACGAGGGCAAGACGGACGCCATGACCTGCACCTGGCATTGCCCGCTTTCCTCCAAACCGCCGCTGTTCGGCATTTTGCTCTCTCCCAAGAGGTTCACTTACCAGTTAATCATCGACAGCGGGGAGTTTTCGGTGAATTTCATGGCCTCGGAGTCAGCCGGGTTGCTGGCGGCGGTGGGGGGTACGAAGGGGGCGACCACCGATAAATTCGCCGCGTTCAGTATCGCCAAGGATATTCCCCTGAAAACCAACGCTCCGGTGCTAGCCGACGCCTACGCCGCCTATGAGTGCAAACTGACCGAAACCCGGCAGTACGGCGACCACCAACTGATCGTTGGGGAGGTGGTAGCGGTACACTGGCTGGCCGAAGCTTTTTCCGAGGACGGGTCCCTGGACATGAAAGCGGTCACTCCGGCCTTTTACCTGGGCAACGACAAGTACATCACCAAGCAAAAATCGACGATAGATAAAGTCGAAAGAACGAGATCCTAA
- a CDS encoding homoserine dehydrogenase, with amino-acid sequence MKKNSIGIGLIGVGVIGGAVARVLRDRSAKLAELAGAPVVLRKIKIAPIDLTRPIIKEFPAGIFTTDEAEFFGDPDIDIVVEAIGGEFPAFHYLEKALMAGKHVVSSNKEVVSKHAAELLALARKNNVGLRFEASVGGGIPLLEPFQYDLSVNEIKGIFAIINGTTNYILTRMAQEGIEFAEALKQAQALGYAEANPKNDIEGHDAVYKLAILSMLAFDTEVKPENIYREGITTLEGRDFQYAKELGFVIKLLAIAKESDGQIELRVHPVFLPDDNFLANVDGVFNAVLTTGDLVGDVIFSGQGAGPAPTSSAVVADVLAAAQDAASCVGNRMRWRLDGGKKLMPMSEVVTRYYFRLNVTDKPGVLAHIAGIFGDNKISIASVLQKEVDEATESAEVVIMTHPAKESAVQQAVEALRSLDTIKAVHNFIRVGI; translated from the coding sequence GTGAAGAAAAACAGCATCGGCATCGGGCTGATAGGGGTGGGGGTCATCGGCGGGGCGGTGGCGCGCGTTTTGCGTGACCGTTCGGCCAAACTGGCGGAACTGGCCGGGGCTCCGGTCGTCCTCCGGAAGATCAAGATAGCGCCCATAGACCTGACCCGGCCGATCATCAAGGAATTCCCCGCCGGAATATTCACAACCGATGAAGCCGAATTTTTCGGCGACCCGGACATCGACATCGTCGTCGAGGCCATCGGCGGCGAATTCCCGGCCTTCCACTACCTGGAAAAGGCCCTCATGGCCGGCAAGCACGTCGTGTCGTCCAACAAGGAAGTCGTTTCCAAGCACGCCGCCGAACTATTGGCGCTAGCCCGGAAAAACAACGTCGGGCTGCGCTTCGAGGCCTCCGTCGGCGGCGGCATCCCGCTATTGGAACCTTTCCAGTACGATCTTTCGGTCAACGAGATAAAAGGCATTTTCGCCATCATCAACGGCACCACCAACTATATCCTGACCCGCATGGCCCAGGAGGGCATCGAGTTCGCCGAGGCGCTCAAGCAGGCCCAGGCGCTGGGCTACGCCGAGGCCAACCCCAAGAACGACATCGAGGGCCATGACGCCGTTTACAAGCTGGCCATACTCTCGATGCTGGCCTTCGACACCGAGGTCAAACCGGAGAACATCTACCGGGAGGGGATCACCACCCTGGAGGGGCGCGATTTCCAGTATGCCAAAGAACTGGGTTTCGTCATCAAGCTGCTGGCTATCGCCAAGGAGTCCGACGGGCAGATAGAACTACGGGTCCACCCGGTGTTTTTGCCGGACGACAATTTCCTGGCTAACGTCGACGGCGTCTTTAACGCTGTCTTGACCACCGGCGACCTGGTGGGCGATGTCATCTTCTCCGGGCAGGGAGCCGGGCCCGCGCCGACGTCATCGGCCGTGGTGGCCGACGTCCTGGCCGCGGCGCAGGACGCGGCTTCGTGCGTCGGCAACCGGATGCGGTGGCGGCTGGATGGAGGCAAGAAGCTCATGCCGATGTCCGAGGTCGTTACCCGTTATTATTTCCGACTGAACGTAACTGATAAACCGGGCGTTTTAGCCCATATCGCCGGCATTTTCGGCGATAACAAGATCAGCATCGCCTCCGTGCTGCAGAAAGAAGTGGATGAAGCCACCGAAAGCGCCGAAGTAGTCATCATGACCCACCCGGCGAAAGAATCCGCGGTGCAGCAGGCCGTCGAAGCCCTACGCAGCCTCGATACCATCAAAGCGGTGCACAATTTTATCAGGGTAGGCATTTAA
- a CDS encoding carbon-nitrogen hydrolase family protein gives MPVLKVALLHLDPRPGELDFNRALVERAVRLAAASGARFIVTPELVESGYHFRDHIGTDWVGPESKAWLDRMNTLAADLGITLLLATAERDARTGQLYNTMFALTGDSQYSGKHRKINIHPSHTLESWSGINDSAEIIELPQFKIGVLICADAWRPSIARELASKGAELLISGANWGERPCPPEDCWEKRSFENDVPVWVCNRTGVEAELSFEDAPSVVSVGGKRLLSHYGPGSVILLFDWDLDKKVPLQADFEVVPVS, from the coding sequence ATGCCCGTCCTGAAAGTCGCCCTGCTGCATCTCGATCCCCGCCCCGGGGAACTCGATTTCAACCGTGCGCTGGTCGAGAGAGCCGTGCGTCTCGCTGCCGCCAGCGGCGCCCGGTTCATCGTCACCCCCGAACTCGTCGAGAGCGGCTACCATTTCCGCGATCACATCGGGACGGATTGGGTTGGTCCGGAATCGAAAGCGTGGCTAGATCGAATGAATACCCTGGCCGCAGATCTGGGGATAACCCTGCTACTGGCCACCGCCGAACGTGATGCCAGGACCGGCCAGCTTTACAACACCATGTTCGCCCTGACTGGAGACAGCCAATATTCCGGCAAGCACCGGAAGATCAACATTCACCCCTCCCACACCCTGGAGTCATGGTCAGGGATCAATGACAGTGCCGAAATTATCGAACTGCCCCAGTTCAAGATCGGCGTGCTTATCTGCGCGGATGCCTGGCGCCCGTCTATCGCCCGTGAACTGGCCTCCAAGGGCGCCGAACTTCTGATTTCCGGAGCCAATTGGGGGGAAAGGCCGTGCCCGCCGGAAGACTGCTGGGAAAAGCGATCATTTGAGAATGATGTTCCGGTCTGGGTCTGCAACCGTACCGGTGTTGAGGCGGAACTCAGCTTCGAAGATGCCCCCAGCGTCGTCTCCGTAGGTGGTAAACGATTACTGAGTCACTACGGACCCGGATCGGTGATCCTTCTTTTTGATTGGGATTTGGATAAGAAAGTCCCGCTCCAGGCCGACTTTGAGGTGGTACCCGTCTCGTAA
- a CDS encoding D-alanine--D-alanine ligase family protein: MQIALIYNAPIPSLYDARGESKAESGVLEAVRAVRRSIRALGHNLIEFPLLPPLESVRKTLATVKADCVFNLFEGFAGLPRTEAEVAGCLEDLGLPFTGSPSSALLLALDKAAAASRLRHRGIRTAAQQLLETGYLSNFHLKFPCIVKPQADDASHGLSENSVVFDTGALFREVQASVERYDSAPALVEEFLPGREFNVTVFGNDVPEVLPLSEIIYTLPPGLPKILTFAAKWEPESSYFQNTNVKCPADITPELASDLRSTALAAFNAIGCRGYARVDMRLDSEGQPVVMEVNANPDLSPDAGTVRQAKKAGLSYKGMVKRIIEFALEKT, translated from the coding sequence ATGCAAATAGCCCTCATATATAATGCTCCGATCCCTTCTCTCTACGACGCCCGCGGCGAATCGAAAGCCGAGTCGGGCGTCCTGGAGGCGGTCAGAGCGGTCCGCCGCTCAATCCGGGCGCTTGGCCATAATCTGATCGAATTCCCCCTGTTGCCGCCGTTGGAGAGCGTCAGAAAGACACTGGCAACGGTCAAGGCGGACTGCGTTTTCAATCTCTTCGAAGGTTTCGCCGGTCTGCCGAGGACCGAGGCCGAGGTCGCCGGATGCCTTGAGGACTTGGGGCTCCCGTTCACCGGCTCGCCGTCATCGGCGCTTTTATTGGCTCTTGATAAAGCGGCCGCGGCCAGCCGGTTGCGCCACCGCGGTATCCGAACCGCCGCTCAGCAGCTGCTCGAAACCGGATATTTGTCGAACTTTCACTTGAAATTTCCGTGCATCGTGAAACCACAGGCGGATGACGCCTCCCACGGTCTATCGGAAAACAGCGTAGTATTTGATACCGGTGCCCTCTTCCGGGAAGTGCAGGCCTCCGTCGAACGGTACGACAGCGCCCCGGCCCTGGTCGAGGAATTCCTGCCCGGGCGTGAATTCAATGTCACCGTGTTCGGTAACGACGTTCCCGAGGTCTTGCCGCTTTCGGAGATTATCTACACCCTTCCTCCCGGCCTGCCCAAGATTCTGACTTTTGCAGCTAAATGGGAACCCGAGAGTTCCTATTTTCAAAATACCAATGTTAAGTGCCCGGCTGACATTACCCCTGAACTTGCCTCCGATCTTAGATCGACCGCTTTGGCGGCTTTTAATGCCATCGGCTGCCGAGGCTATGCAAGAGTCGATATGAGGCTTGATTCCGAGGGACAACCGGTGGTGATGGAAGTCAACGCCAATCCAGACCTCTCCCCCGATGCCGGCACCGTCCGTCAGGCCAAAAAAGCCGGGTTGTCTTATAAGGGCATGGTGAAACGGATTATCGAATTTGCCCTGGAGAAAACATGA
- a CDS encoding response regulator transcription factor produces the protein MVNKPELTVVLVEDDAEIIEAVTLTFKIRWPQATFLSTDSGQEGLTLVEKHNPDLVILDLGLPDTSGYNVLKEIRRFSHVPVIILTARGEETDIVRGLELGADEYIVKPFRQMELLARVKAVLRRQEAVSEELPLAIGGMTLGPSIRDLTLKGKKINLTRTEGIVLGQLMRHVGHPVSHAVLAKALWGEEYPGAAESLKVYVRHLREKIEENPSDPKLLLTRIGAGYQLAKPE, from the coding sequence ATGGTTAATAAACCAGAACTGACCGTGGTACTGGTCGAAGACGATGCCGAGATTATCGAGGCGGTAACTCTGACCTTCAAAATCAGGTGGCCTCAGGCCACCTTCCTCTCGACCGATTCAGGCCAGGAGGGATTGACCCTGGTGGAGAAACACAATCCCGACCTCGTCATCCTTGACCTGGGATTGCCAGATACCAGCGGCTATAATGTTTTGAAAGAAATTAGGCGTTTCAGCCACGTCCCGGTCATCATCCTGACCGCTCGCGGGGAAGAGACCGATATTGTCCGCGGCTTGGAACTTGGCGCGGATGAATACATTGTCAAGCCCTTCCGCCAGATGGAACTTCTGGCTCGGGTTAAAGCCGTTCTGCGGCGTCAGGAAGCAGTCTCCGAGGAATTACCTCTGGCCATCGGCGGCATGACTCTCGGCCCTTCGATCCGTGATCTCACCCTGAAGGGCAAAAAGATCAATCTGACCCGTACCGAAGGTATCGTCCTAGGACAACTCATGCGCCACGTCGGTCACCCTGTATCTCATGCCGTCCTGGCAAAAGCCCTGTGGGGTGAGGAATACCCCGGCGCTGCCGAGAGCCTGAAGGTCTACGTCCGCCATCTCCGCGAGAAGATTGAAGAGAATCCCAGTGATCCCAAGCTGCTGCTCACCCGCATCGGCGCCGGCTACCAGTTAGCCAAGCCTGAATAG
- the thrC gene encoding threonine synthase — translation MKSGVLSHYRQYLPVTDKTPLLTLGEGETPLVRSPRLEKELGVGELYFKLESCNPSGSFKDRGMVVAVAKALESGYKAVACASTGNTSASSSAYATAAGIESIIIIPKGKIALGKLAQAIVYGAKIIMVDGNFDDALRLVRELTEKQPVALVNSVNPNRIEGQKTAAFEICDALGRAPELLFLPVGNAGNITAYWKGFKEYQSAGIISSTPKMLGFQAAGAAPIVLGHPVEKPETIATAIRIGNPASWKQAVAARDESHGNIESVTDEEILEAYHLMAAKGGIFGEPASAASLAGLLKMSRMGFDFSGRTAVCVVTGSGLKDADTAIKGFSGKFIEIPAELKALEKALGY, via the coding sequence ATGAAAAGCGGGGTACTCTCTCACTATCGGCAATACCTCCCGGTAACGGATAAGACTCCGCTGCTGACTCTCGGGGAGGGCGAGACGCCGCTGGTCAGGTCGCCGAGGCTGGAAAAAGAGCTGGGCGTCGGCGAGCTGTATTTCAAACTGGAGAGCTGCAACCCGTCCGGGTCGTTCAAGGACCGGGGCATGGTGGTGGCGGTGGCCAAGGCGCTGGAGTCGGGCTATAAGGCAGTGGCCTGCGCCTCCACCGGCAACACCTCGGCGTCATCTTCCGCCTATGCCACCGCCGCGGGCATCGAGTCCATCATCATCATTCCCAAGGGCAAGATCGCCCTGGGCAAGCTGGCCCAGGCTATCGTCTACGGGGCCAAAATAATAATGGTTGACGGCAATTTCGACGACGCCCTGCGGCTGGTAAGGGAACTGACCGAAAAACAGCCGGTGGCGCTAGTCAATTCGGTTAATCCCAACCGCATCGAGGGCCAGAAAACCGCCGCCTTCGAGATCTGCGACGCCCTCGGCCGGGCGCCGGAACTGCTATTTCTGCCGGTGGGCAATGCCGGCAACATCACCGCGTACTGGAAGGGTTTCAAAGAATACCAGTCGGCGGGTATCATTTCATCGACGCCGAAGATGCTGGGCTTCCAGGCGGCGGGCGCCGCGCCCATCGTTCTGGGACACCCGGTCGAGAAACCGGAGACTATAGCTACCGCCATCCGCATCGGCAACCCGGCTTCGTGGAAGCAGGCGGTGGCGGCGCGGGACGAATCTCACGGCAATATCGAATCGGTCACCGACGAAGAGATACTTGAAGCCTACCACCTCATGGCGGCAAAGGGCGGCATTTTCGGCGAGCCCGCCTCGGCAGCATCACTGGCAGGGCTACTCAAGATGAGCCGGATGGGTTTTGATTTCAGCGGCCGGACGGCGGTGTGCGTCGTCACCGGCAGCGGGCTTAAGGACGCGGATACGGCGATCAAGGGCTTTTCCGGCAAGTTCATCGAGATCCCCGCCGAACTAAAGGCGCTGGAAAAAGCCCTGGGTTACTAG
- a CDS encoding PAS domain-containing sensor histidine kinase: MLDKSNGLDHSSQGQAASSTQKAASCDPGEHEELQQSESKFRMLFHNAGDAIFLWELKPGVSPVLIEANETAARRLGYLIGDMPGMPLTVISPMSLNEMSDILGKLATEEYSTFESAYRTCDGTYVPIEISAHIFKLGEKTVMLSIARDISARKAESKSLTEAYNREKKLRQDLETEIGKRVDFTRALVHELKTPLTPLIASGEALLEISQGETELRLAGNIYRGAMNLERRINDLLDFARGEMGVLKVRTQPLNISPLLLDLATEVSPQFDRKQQSLELEIDDDIPLVTADEDRLRQVLLNLLNNAAKFTQRGGQITIGATVSGKMLQLSIADTGRGMSPEEQAHIFKPYYRVEDELDQNDGMGIGLTLCKMLVTLQGGDIWFESEKGRGSTFYFTLPLAMKVERDG; this comes from the coding sequence ATGCTTGATAAATCCAACGGGCTGGACCATTCGTCTCAAGGCCAAGCCGCTTCGAGCACCCAAAAGGCAGCCTCCTGTGACCCCGGGGAACATGAGGAGCTGCAACAGAGCGAGAGCAAGTTCCGCATGCTCTTCCACAATGCCGGCGATGCCATTTTTCTGTGGGAATTGAAGCCCGGCGTTTCTCCGGTGTTGATCGAAGCCAACGAGACAGCCGCCCGCCGGTTAGGTTATCTCATTGGCGACATGCCGGGGATGCCGTTGACCGTTATCTCGCCGATGTCGCTCAATGAAATGTCGGACATCCTGGGCAAATTGGCAACAGAAGAATACAGCACGTTTGAATCCGCCTATCGGACCTGCGACGGGACCTACGTCCCGATCGAAATCAGCGCTCACATCTTTAAACTGGGTGAAAAGACAGTCATGCTTTCCATCGCCCGCGACATTTCGGCGCGGAAAGCCGAATCCAAATCGCTTACAGAGGCGTATAACCGCGAGAAAAAATTAAGGCAGGACCTTGAAACAGAAATCGGTAAGAGGGTGGATTTTACCCGCGCCCTGGTCCACGAACTGAAAACTCCGCTCACCCCGCTTATTGCCTCTGGTGAAGCCTTGCTAGAAATCTCTCAGGGCGAAACTGAACTGCGTTTGGCCGGCAACATCTACCGAGGCGCCATGAATTTGGAGCGCCGCATCAACGATCTGCTGGATTTTGCTCGCGGCGAAATGGGTGTCCTCAAAGTTCGGACTCAACCGCTAAATATATCACCTTTGCTCCTCGACCTGGCGACTGAGGTCTCGCCCCAGTTCGATCGTAAGCAACAGTCTCTCGAACTGGAAATCGATGATGACATCCCCCTGGTTACCGCTGATGAGGACCGCTTGCGCCAGGTTTTGCTCAATCTTCTCAATAACGCGGCCAAGTTCACGCAGCGCGGCGGGCAGATTACCATTGGCGCAACCGTTAGTGGTAAAATGCTTCAACTGAGCATCGCCGATACCGGGCGTGGGATGTCGCCCGAGGAGCAGGCTCATATCTTCAAACCCTACTACCGGGTTGAGGACGAACTTGATCAGAACGACGGCATGGGTATCGGCCTCACCTTATGTAAAATGCTGGTTACCCTTCAAGGCGGAGACATCTGGTTCGAAAGCGAGAAAGGCCGTGGCAGTACATTTTACTTCACACTGCCTCTGGCGATGAAAGTGGAGAGAGATGGTTAA
- a CDS encoding peptidylprolyl isomerase, with protein MAKKHKRQHQDHPSIGISKLAQSRLAKQKQRKKVTLWASIGVVALVAIILLTGFVTQQLIPVIIPLHKTVLTVNGVEYNAQYIARLVNYFTGGDPTYAYLYIDYAIETAKQDQLIKEAASKLGITVSDDEVKAYLSDAKLKDNQTTRDIAYGSLLYKKLIDQKFKPEIGSSGLQRQAYVMLLESAAEAEAVMARLKAGESFADITAELSLDATTKTDKGDLGYHPKGIFDGLVTATGLDDKIFSGAVNDISYYYDDTKSKQLGYWIIKVTEKSTSNGVTTAKVSGILLPTIEKAQEIQQKLAEGGDFATLAKDNSQDSTTKDTGGVLATLTQGTSTGAYVDWVFDENTQVGAVSDTIKTTDSATTGAYWLYQIVSEQPNRDFTEDDQTTLVNAAFSDWAKALADDPANKIDEVTLTEAQRDLIASQSEKA; from the coding sequence TTGGCTAAGAAACACAAGCGTCAACATCAGGACCATCCTTCGATAGGCATTTCGAAGCTAGCCCAATCGCGCCTGGCAAAACAGAAACAGCGGAAAAAGGTCACCCTGTGGGCCAGCATCGGCGTCGTCGCCCTGGTGGCTATCATCCTGCTCACCGGCTTCGTCACCCAGCAGCTGATCCCGGTGATCATCCCGCTGCACAAGACGGTCCTTACGGTTAACGGCGTCGAGTACAACGCCCAATACATCGCCCGACTGGTCAACTACTTCACCGGCGGCGATCCGACCTATGCCTACCTCTACATCGACTACGCCATCGAGACGGCCAAGCAGGATCAGCTGATCAAGGAAGCGGCCTCCAAACTGGGCATCACCGTCAGCGATGACGAGGTCAAGGCTTACCTGTCTGACGCCAAATTAAAAGACAACCAGACCACCCGCGATATCGCCTACGGCTCGCTGTTGTACAAGAAGCTGATCGACCAGAAGTTCAAGCCCGAGATCGGCTCGTCCGGGCTACAGAGACAGGCTTACGTCATGCTCCTGGAGAGCGCCGCCGAGGCTGAAGCCGTCATGGCACGGTTAAAAGCCGGCGAGAGTTTTGCCGACATCACGGCAGAATTGTCGCTCGATGCGACGACCAAAACCGATAAGGGCGACCTGGGATATCATCCCAAGGGGATCTTCGACGGACTGGTGACCGCCACCGGCCTCGACGACAAGATCTTCAGCGGCGCGGTGAACGATATTTCCTATTACTATGACGACACCAAGAGCAAGCAGCTCGGCTACTGGATAATCAAGGTCACCGAAAAGAGCACCTCAAACGGCGTCACCACCGCCAAGGTTTCCGGCATCCTCCTGCCCACCATCGAAAAGGCACAGGAGATCCAGCAGAAACTGGCGGAGGGCGGCGATTTCGCCACCCTGGCCAAGGACAATTCCCAGGATTCCACCACCAAGGACACCGGCGGCGTCCTGGCGACGCTGACCCAGGGGACATCGACCGGGGCGTATGTGGACTGGGTCTTCGACGAGAACACCCAGGTGGGAGCGGTCAGCGATACGATAAAGACGACCGATTCGGCCACCACCGGGGCCTACTGGCTGTACCAGATAGTCTCCGAGCAACCCAACCGCGATTTCACCGAGGACGACCAGACGACGCTCGTCAACGCCGCCTTCTCGGACTGGGCCAAGGCCCTGGCCGACGACCCGGCCAACAAGATCGATGAGGTCACCCTGACCGAGGCCCAGCGCGATCTGATCGCCTCGCAATCTGAAAAAGCTTAA
- a CDS encoding D-alanine--D-alanine ligase family protein, whose amino-acid sequence MKIGLAYDLKQSITATPAAPVDALEEYDSAETVNLLAAAIEQAGHQPVKLGGGREFLDNVLGNPVDFVFNISEGRGAYRSREAQVPSVLEMLGIPYSGADPQTLAIALDKPLTKQIVQLAGVKTPQWRFFAKPEEARHADWDDFRFPAFVKPAFEGSSKGIRLTSTAGSPAEVIDHVEKLFEGYGQAVIAEEFIDGDEVTCGVIGNISPGKPQPLVLPMRIVPRQKNGPFIYSLEVKRDYKKLVDYEFPAQLPPAVIDRIKSQALTVFGTLGCRDFTRMDFRIAADGTPHFLEVNPLPGLSLDSDLFIIATGMGWSHARLIVTILENAISRYP is encoded by the coding sequence ATGAAAATAGGGCTGGCGTACGACCTTAAACAATCCATCACCGCTACGCCCGCTGCCCCAGTTGATGCTTTAGAAGAATACGATTCAGCCGAAACGGTGAATCTTCTCGCCGCCGCCATCGAGCAAGCCGGCCACCAGCCGGTCAAACTCGGCGGCGGTCGCGAATTTTTAGACAACGTTTTGGGCAACCCGGTTGATTTCGTCTTCAACATCTCCGAGGGCCGCGGCGCCTACCGTTCACGGGAAGCCCAGGTGCCGTCGGTACTGGAAATGCTGGGCATACCCTATTCGGGGGCGGATCCGCAGACCCTGGCTATTGCCCTGGACAAGCCGCTGACCAAGCAAATCGTCCAGTTGGCCGGGGTGAAGACCCCGCAATGGCGCTTCTTCGCTAAACCTGAAGAGGCTAGACATGCAGACTGGGATGACTTCCGGTTTCCCGCCTTCGTGAAGCCGGCTTTCGAAGGTTCCAGCAAGGGCATCCGCCTGACGTCGACCGCCGGTAGTCCTGCGGAGGTAATTGATCACGTCGAAAAGCTTTTCGAAGGTTACGGGCAGGCTGTGATAGCTGAAGAGTTTATCGATGGCGATGAAGTCACCTGCGGTGTCATCGGCAATATCTCCCCGGGCAAGCCCCAACCCCTGGTGCTGCCTATGCGCATCGTGCCCCGGCAGAAAAATGGCCCGTTTATCTATTCCCTCGAGGTCAAGCGGGACTACAAAAAGCTGGTCGACTACGAGTTTCCGGCACAGCTTCCGCCGGCTGTCATTGATCGCATCAAATCGCAGGCGCTCACCGTTTTCGGCACCCTTGGTTGCCGGGATTTCACCCGCATGGATTTCCGCATCGCCGCGGACGGCACGCCGCATTTTCTGGAGGTCAACCCGTTGCCCGGTTTATCGCTGGACAGCGATCTGTTCATCATTGCCACCGGAATGGGATGGAGCCATGCCAGGTTGATTGTGACCATCCTGGAAAACGCCATTTCCCGATACCCTTAG
- the folE gene encoding GTP cyclohydrolase I FolE codes for MIDEKMIKGAVENILTAIGDDPKREGLIDTPQRVAQMYAEIFGGMRQNPVDELKVGYELGHREMVILKDIPFYSMCEHHLLPFSGVAHVGYVPGIDGRVVGISKLARVVDIIARRPQIQERMATEIADAIMEGLKPDGVGVVIEAEHMCMTMRGIKKPGAKVVTSALRGIFSKKAATRAEFMSLIQK; via the coding sequence ATGATAGATGAAAAGATGATAAAAGGCGCGGTCGAAAACATTCTGACCGCAATTGGCGACGACCCGAAGCGCGAAGGACTCATCGACACGCCGCAAAGGGTTGCCCAGATGTACGCCGAGATTTTCGGGGGCATGAGGCAGAATCCGGTCGACGAACTCAAGGTGGGCTACGAGCTGGGGCACCGGGAGATGGTCATCCTTAAGGATATCCCGTTTTACTCGATGTGCGAACACCACCTGCTGCCGTTCTCCGGCGTCGCCCACGTCGGCTATGTTCCAGGGATAGACGGGCGGGTGGTTGGGATTTCCAAGCTGGCCAGGGTGGTCGATATCATCGCCCGGCGGCCGCAGATCCAGGAACGGATGGCTACCGAAATCGCCGACGCCATCATGGAAGGGCTTAAGCCTGACGGGGTGGGGGTGGTCATCGAGGCCGAGCACATGTGTATGACGATGCGGGGCATCAAGAAGCCGGGAGCCAAAGTGGTAACCAGCGCCCTCCGCGGTATTTTCTCGAAGAAGGCGGCGACCCGCGCCGAATTTATGTCGCTGATTCAGAAATAG
- a CDS encoding rhodanese-like domain-containing protein, with translation MKKLKVLIMTALLTATFVGCAGSPSDTAPNQTIRKISVAEAKTLIQTNAGKADFVVLDVRTPSEFSQGHLSGAINIDYNAGNFQAEVSKLDKNKRYLVYCRTSHRSGLAVDIMKDLGFKEVYDMDGGIEAWMSAGYPVVS, from the coding sequence TTGAAAAAATTAAAGGTTTTGATTATGACGGCTCTGTTAACAGCAACTTTCGTGGGCTGCGCCGGGAGCCCTTCGGACACGGCGCCCAACCAGACTATCCGCAAGATAAGTGTTGCCGAGGCCAAAACCTTGATCCAGACCAACGCCGGCAAAGCCGATTTCGTGGTGCTTGACGTTCGAACGCCTTCGGAATTCAGCCAGGGACACCTGTCCGGGGCGATCAATATAGACTATAACGCCGGAAATTTCCAGGCTGAAGTCTCCAAGCTCGATAAGAACAAACGCTACCTGGTTTATTGCCGGACGTCACACCGGTCGGGCCTGGCGGTGGACATTATGAAAGACCTTGGATTCAAAGAAGTATACGACATGGACGGCGGTATCGAGGCGTGGATGTCGGCGGGTTACCCGGTGGTAAGTTAA
- a CDS encoding GNAT family N-acetyltransferase — MITYRELTAADRPAITAFLKRIPEFAPDELPVAEEVLDDSLDESHESGYYTIVGLEDGRPVGYVTYGNTPLSKGNWEIYWAAVAPSEQGKGIGQELMHRAEEAIKSLGGWQITLETSSTPLYDKTRRFHMKCGFKEIVRIPDFYDRGDDLVIFFKKLD, encoded by the coding sequence ATGATAACCTACCGTGAACTTACTGCTGCCGACCGCCCCGCCATTACCGCTTTCCTCAAGCGGATACCGGAATTCGCTCCGGATGAACTGCCGGTAGCCGAGGAAGTACTAGACGATTCTTTGGATGAATCGCATGAATCAGGGTACTACACCATTGTCGGCCTCGAGGACGGCCGGCCCGTAGGCTATGTCACCTATGGCAATACGCCGCTGTCCAAAGGCAACTGGGAGATCTACTGGGCGGCTGTGGCCCCCTCTGAACAGGGCAAAGGCATTGGGCAAGAGCTTATGCACCGGGCTGAAGAAGCGATCAAGAGCCTGGGCGGCTGGCAGATAACCCTGGAAACTTCCTCAACGCCGCTCTACGATAAAACACGCCGGTTTCACATGAAGTGCGGTTTCAAGGAGATCGTGCGGATTCCGGATTTCTATGACCGCGGCGATGATCTGGTGATTTTCTTTAAAAAACTGGATTAA